From the genome of Desulforegula conservatrix Mb1Pa, one region includes:
- a CDS encoding DUF2971 domain-containing protein encodes MSLFHYTDVNGIMGILKTQELWLTDIRYLNDSAEYLHGIEIFNKLLESEFEKNTIGKDTKSLILSAIEALNNSICVCSFSKKKDLLSQWRGYGKYAIEFDEKVISEIDPIFFRLSDCIYKKEDQHDKVMELINPILKSNTPKGVFISNALKHFTLIASLKNEGFGEEDESRIIGFADDEENNYCFRERNGIIIPYLKMKFPVRAIKRIWIGPMENQALAYKSMEMYIKSLKEDKENDFSRIYPLLGVGRSIISFRG; translated from the coding sequence ATGAGTTTGTTTCATTATACGGATGTCAATGGAATTATGGGTATTTTGAAAACTCAGGAGTTGTGGCTCACTGACATAAGATATCTAAATGACAGTGCAGAATACCTTCATGGAATTGAAATATTTAATAAACTTTTAGAAAGCGAATTTGAAAAGAATACTATAGGCAAAGATACCAAAAGTTTAATTCTGTCGGCAATTGAAGCATTAAATAATTCCATCTGCGTCTGCTCATTTAGCAAAAAAAAAGATTTACTCAGCCAATGGAGAGGGTATGGGAAATATGCAATTGAATTTGACGAAAAAGTAATAAGCGAAATTGATCCCATATTCTTCAGACTAAGTGATTGCATCTACAAAAAAGAAGATCAACACGATAAGGTAATGGAATTAATTAATCCTATTTTAAAATCAAATACCCCTAAAGGAGTTTTTATTTCTAATGCACTTAAACATTTTACTTTGATTGCATCCCTAAAGAATGAGGGTTTTGGGGAAGAAGATGAATCAAGAATTATAGGTTTTGCAGATGATGAAGAAAATAATTACTGCTTTCGTGAAAGAAACGGAATAATTATACCGTATTTGAAGATGAAATTTCCGGTAAGAGCAATAAAAAGAATATGGATTGGTCCTATGGAAAACCAAGCTCTTGCTTATAAGTCTATGGAAATGTATATAAAATCATTAAAAGAGGATAAAGAAAATGATTTCAGCAGAATATATCCATTGCTTGGAGTTGGACGATCCATAATAAGCTTCCGTGGTTAA